The window GGCACCCACCTGTCTTTCAGGTCTTCAGATGTTAACATGCTGTGTCGTCAAAAGATTACTTCGTTTGTCTGTCTTGGCACAGGTAGAGTCTGATTTTTTTCCAATCAACTTTTCGATCTCATACATTTGTCTGTTGCCCGCTGAGATTTTCAGAGTGGGACGGGGGGCAAGTACACGGCAGAAAACAACgggggctgtgtttagttcccctgAAATTTACTGTAGCAGTGCGAAAAACACTGTAGCaattcgtttgtttgtggtggATGTTGTCCtgccatgacctaactaggctcaaaagattcgtttcacaacgtacatcaaaactatacaattagtttttttatttacctacatttagtactccatgcatgggtcatttgctacatttaatgtttcgatgtgatggagatgtgatgtttttgtggGGGGTTTTTGTGTCAACTGAACACAGCCGGGAACGCAGTTCGGCACACTGTATCTTTCACAGTACTGTGAATTTTGACTTGCCAGGTACCCTCAGAATCCAATGCCTCCTTCCTCTAACTTTCGGCCCCCTGCTATCCTCACGTGAAACACTCTGCAGAACTCTTCTGTTCCTACATTTGCCCATGTTTATATCCTTCTGTTTGTTTGCGCGATTTTGAAAAGGAGAAATATGCTGTCCAAACCCCCCTCAAACAGTGAAATCTGTTATTTCTTTATAAAAAAACAATGAAACCTGCTGAGCATTCAAATCAAATAGAAGTTGAATTGATGATGCAAACGGCTTTATGAACAACCATGTGTAAATTGTAATACAGGCAATATAAATTTACATGGTATACTTCCTCCTCGCCATTTTATTCTTTCTCCCATTCACCTCGTGCTCACAAACTGCTATAGCTTTTTTGTGCTTTACGAAACTTTAACTTTGTAAAACACCATGCTCCACTGAGGCACCCACAAGTCAGAGCGTACAGTATTTTTGTTCGGGACCGAGGGTGAGCCCACTGGTCAGCCGGCCAGCCATCCAATTCGAGTTTCCTACGCTCTGGCTGGCCCGCCAAAGCCATCCAATTTGCCGCGCCATGCCGCGCGGATTTACGCATCTGCCCCTGGGTGGAGTCCCATTCCCCCGTAAATAAACCCAAGTGCGGGTGGCAAGCTCGAGGCGGAACGTTGACTCCTCTCCACTCCCCATGCCCTCCACGTCTAACACCTCGCCGCCACGTCACCGCTCCCCTTCCCCTGCTCTGGGGCGTGAGGAGGCCAGGAGGGCGGGTGCGGACAAAACGGCCCCCACCATACCAGCTCCACCTGGCACTCTGCATTTCGACCCCTCAGTTCAGCATCTATTTGCATCTCGGTGCTCAGGATCTCTGGCGTTTGCCTAGGCTTGTGTGTTTCCAAATTTGCAGGGAAGGCATCGACGAAGAGTGATTTTATCAGACGGACCCTTCCCGGCTACGGCGCGGCGTCTAGTAGTCATAGCGCCCGGCGCACTCACGCACGGCGCCCTCGTCTCCCTCCTCGGCCAGTGCGGCACTGCGGCGTACTGGTAAAAAAAAGGCACTCGGAGTAGCTTGGCTAGTGCTCCCCACCGCTCGCTTTCCCCCGCCGGAGACGGAGCCGGAGCGTCGGATGCCATGGGCAGCGGCGCGTCGCGGCTGCTCACCGCGTGCGCGTgctcgcggccggcgccggcgcccgcggacgACGGGCCGTGCCTGGACGACGCGCTCGGCCACTCCTTCTGCTATGCTGCcaactccgccgccgcgggccactCGTCTTCCTTCCGCCACGCCATCTCCGGCGCCGCGCTCTCCGCCAACTCCTCTGTGCCCGTGCCGATCTACCACTCGtcgtccgccgccggcggcatgcCGTCGCAGTACTCCTCCTTGTTCCAGACATCCTCGTCCTTCTCCTCCGCGCCGCTGCAGCTTTCCAACCTCTCCTCGGGGCCGCTCTTCCTCTCTGGGCCCATCGACCGCGGCGGGCAGCTCTCTGGCCCGCTTGACCAGGCCGTGCCCTTCTCCGGTCCGCTCCCAGCGAAGCCCGCCAAGCCCGccccctcgtcgtcgtcgcgagGCTTCTCGAGGCGGTTCCGGAAGCTGTCGCTCGGCAGCTTGCGGCGGAGCGTCTCAGAGAAGAATCGGCCCTGCGTCGTGCCGCTCCGTCGCGAGGACGGTGTGCAGTGGGCGcacggccgcgccggcgaggaccGCGTCCACGTGGTGGTCTCCGAGGACCAGCGTTGGCTCTTCGTCGGCATCTACGACGGCTTCAACGGCCCCGAGGCCCCCGACTTCCTGGTCGCCAACCTCTACCGCTACCTGCTGCGCGAGCTCCGCGGGATCTTCTACGAAGAGGCCGACCCGGACTCGAAGCGTCTGTGGCAATTCCTGGCGGATGGCGACGACGAGGACAGCGAGCTCGACTTCTCGGGCTCCGGCCGGTTCGCGCTGTCGCTCGCCAGGCTAAAGGAGCGGCGGCATCCCATATGGGcccacgctgctgctgctggcgacGGTCAAAGCGGTAGGGAGTGGGGAGTTAAGAGGTTgacggccgcgccggcggtgagggacCACAGTGCGGTACTGACCGCGCTCACCCGGGCGCTAGCTGCTACAGAGTCGGCGTACCTGGACATGACCAACCAATCGATGGGAACCCACCCGGAGCTGGCGGTGACTGGTGCGTGCCTGCTTGTGGCCCTGTTGAGGGACGACGACGTGTATGTAATGAACCTTGGGGACAGCCGCGCAATCGTTGCGCAGCGACGGGATGACGATGATGATTGTGTGCTTGGAACCATGCGCGTGGAGGACATTGGTGTGGGCTTGGAGAACGAGGCAAGGATCCATGGGTATTCTGCGATTGGGCTTGAGGCATTGCAGCTGTCTACTGATCATAGCACAAGCATTGAAGAGGTAACCTTTTTGTAGACACAGATGATTCACTATATTTGTGTGTGCTGACTTGGCTGAAAAGATGTGGCTGCGTCCAAGATAATCATTCAGACCCAATTGCATTCTGTGAAGACATGTGCAGTATGTGCATTGCCTGTTCAGCAGCATGGCTTTATAATCTGCAGATGATAGTTCGTTTTATAGTAGTAAATAGGATTATTCGGGAGGCAGCGATACTAACGTCTCAGCACAATAACCTTATAGAGCAATTCTCTGGTTCACGCTGTATTTGTCAATATATCATCCCTCTTATCCTTCATCATTGGCCTTTTACATTGGATCCATTAGCcaacttttttttgtttgaatgtGTTAATGGAAGGGAATATGGATGTTTTAGTCATGAATTCTTTCTGCATATGAACTCATATTCTTTTATGTCTATGTGCAGGAAGTGCAGAGGATCAAACGTGAACATCCAGATGATGATCAATGTATTGTAAATGACAGAGTTAAGGGCCGTCTAAAAGTTACCCGTGCATTTGGGGCTGGGTATCTCAAACAGGTAATAGGGACTGCAGGTTATTGATATGGTAGGTCCAAAATGATAAGAGAAAACCAGCAATTTTAAGTCT is drawn from Panicum virgatum strain AP13 chromosome 1N, P.virgatum_v5, whole genome shotgun sequence and contains these coding sequences:
- the LOC120656861 gene encoding probable protein phosphatase 2C 26, producing the protein MGSGASRLLTACACSRPAPAPADDGPCLDDALGHSFCYAANSAAAGHSSSFRHAISGAALSANSSVPVPIYHSSSAAGGMPSQYSSLFQTSSSFSSAPLQLSNLSSGPLFLSGPIDRGGQLSGPLDQAVPFSGPLPAKPAKPAPSSSSRGFSRRFRKLSLGSLRRSVSEKNRPCVVPLRREDGVQWAHGRAGEDRVHVVVSEDQRWLFVGIYDGFNGPEAPDFLVANLYRYLLRELRGIFYEEADPDSKRLWQFLADGDDEDSELDFSGSGRFALSLARLKERRHPIWAHAAAAGDGQSGREWGVKRLTAAPAVRDHSAVLTALTRALAATESAYLDMTNQSMGTHPELAVTGACLLVALLRDDDVYVMNLGDSRAIVAQRRDDDDDCVLGTMRVEDIGVGLENEARIHGYSAIGLEALQLSTDHSTSIEEEVQRIKREHPDDDQCIVNDRVKGRLKVTRAFGAGYLKQAKLNDGLLEMFRNEYIGDTPYISCTPSLCHHKLSTRDQFLVLSSDGLYQYLSNEEVVLHVENFMERFPEGDPAQSLIEELLSRAAKKAGMDFYELLDIPQGDRRKYHDDVTIMVISLEGRIWKSSGTYV